From the Gallaecimonas mangrovi genome, one window contains:
- a CDS encoding XapX domain-containing protein, with product MQILLALVAGLSVGAFFSWLRLPIPAPPTLTGIVGAGGVFLGAVLVNLIRHYFSH from the coding sequence ATGCAAATACTATTAGCACTGGTGGCGGGGTTGTCGGTTGGCGCCTTTTTCAGCTGGTTGCGGTTACCAATACCAGCGCCACCAACGCTTACCGGTATTGTTGGTGCCGGGGGAGTGTTTTTAGGGGCGGTGCTGGTTAACCTGATACGCCACTATTTCAGCCATTAA
- a CDS encoding PilZ domain-containing protein has product MTSNLLSIDFPSGKRNEPRIDFPAYVSLCGQEVKTLDWSVSGFSIPDKTVKESDFTDRQVSLYFPLHQGSLKLEVTCEVVRRSADGYALGFKFVELDPVKEDTLKRIINSFLHSEEITLDEAIKQGVKGRLLSDEKARLAASWGKFAALGLAVFAVFSLAAFLLYKKAFVVSSQYAAVVENIIEVQSNSYGKLSFDGLTVGDKVKDGQPLFKIVSADQQDKLRDKSTALAVLNLDIKRDNEKYNNINEFLKSYTERLDVKEASLAKIIDAIKKEIDVQQNQYDLLSTKFNNGIVDAVAKNKNELLLYEKKTELLQNEEQARLQRNYAQLAAKGVFSRSEISNVNTLNELRQDLSYKKNYRAVLEKEISDLKSSLVYRSPCDCEVRELNAYQGAISTNKMILKLVPTKNKEKFILALVPLDDAKNIFDGDTADFMLASSPKVHEGTVAKISYFSSENSNIYTNKGELLSGLPKNLPKVTQYALVKIKPDEHLAEASFNEPATVNINLGVWKSLKRGFFL; this is encoded by the coding sequence ATGACCAGCAATCTTCTTAGCATCGACTTTCCCTCTGGGAAACGTAACGAGCCACGTATAGATTTTCCCGCCTACGTCTCACTTTGTGGCCAGGAGGTTAAAACCCTTGACTGGAGCGTCAGTGGCTTTTCTATTCCCGATAAAACAGTGAAGGAAAGTGATTTTACTGATCGCCAAGTCAGCCTTTATTTTCCGCTACATCAAGGTAGCTTAAAGCTAGAGGTTACCTGTGAGGTGGTTCGGCGCTCAGCAGATGGTTATGCACTTGGCTTTAAGTTTGTCGAGCTTGACCCCGTTAAAGAAGACACCTTAAAGCGAATAATTAATAGTTTTCTTCACAGTGAAGAAATTACGCTGGATGAAGCAATAAAACAGGGAGTTAAGGGCCGTCTTTTGTCAGATGAAAAGGCTCGCCTTGCTGCTAGCTGGGGTAAGTTTGCGGCGTTAGGGTTAGCAGTTTTTGCTGTCTTTTCGTTGGCTGCCTTTTTACTTTATAAAAAAGCCTTTGTTGTTAGCTCCCAATATGCGGCTGTTGTTGAAAACATCATTGAGGTGCAATCCAATAGCTATGGCAAGCTCAGCTTTGATGGCCTCACCGTTGGCGATAAAGTGAAAGACGGCCAGCCGCTTTTTAAGATTGTTTCTGCTGATCAGCAGGATAAGTTACGTGATAAAAGTACTGCTCTGGCTGTACTTAACCTAGATATAAAAAGAGATAATGAAAAGTATAATAACATTAATGAATTTCTTAAAAGCTATACCGAACGGCTAGATGTTAAAGAAGCTAGCCTTGCCAAAATCATTGATGCCATAAAAAAAGAAATCGACGTTCAGCAGAACCAATATGACCTGCTTTCTACTAAGTTCAATAACGGCATTGTTGACGCTGTCGCCAAGAATAAAAATGAACTTTTATTGTATGAGAAAAAAACCGAGCTTTTGCAAAATGAAGAACAGGCTAGATTGCAACGTAACTATGCACAGCTAGCGGCTAAAGGCGTTTTTTCTCGTAGCGAAATATCCAACGTGAATACTCTAAATGAATTAAGACAGGATTTAAGCTACAAGAAAAATTATCGTGCTGTGTTAGAAAAGGAAATATCGGACTTAAAATCCAGCTTGGTTTATCGCTCACCTTGCGACTGTGAGGTTAGAGAATTAAATGCTTACCAAGGGGCTATTTCTACTAACAAGATGATTTTAAAACTGGTGCCAACCAAGAATAAAGAAAAGTTCATTTTAGCGTTGGTACCCTTAGATGACGCTAAAAACATTTTTGATGGCGACACGGCCGATTTCATGCTTGCCAGCAGTCCAAAGGTGCATGAAGGTACCGTCGCGAAGATCAGCTATTTCAGCTCTGAAAATTCGAACATTTATACCAACAAAGGCGAGTTGCTTTCCGGACTGCCTAAAAACCTACCTAAGGTCACGCAATATGCGTTGGTTAAAATCAAGCCCGATGAACATCTTGCTGAGGCGAGTTTTAACGAACCCGCAACGGTGAACATTAACTTGGGTGTTTGGAAAAGCTTAAAACGTGGGTTTTTCCTTTAA
- a CDS encoding helix-turn-helix domain-containing protein, with the protein MSSFESKRLSHQQGNEVSLHQHAQGQLTLVMGGTANIYNSDGWWLATPGSGVWVPPGVRHCASYREQAVIINLLLEVPAGIDTPPQCCLVMVSSLLKALATEATQLPASDPQMPLIAQLVLHQLGLHAVHSELYVPEGEDKRLRAVTGFLKANPGCSDDLPALATRAYTSPRTLTRLFEKQTGMTFSRWRERLRVVVAIDRLLAGQPITTTALDLGYQSASAFTAVFTKVMGMPPRRYLAEIRKK; encoded by the coding sequence ATGTCGAGCTTTGAAAGCAAACGCCTGTCTCACCAACAGGGCAACGAGGTTAGTCTGCATCAACATGCACAGGGGCAATTGACCTTGGTGATGGGCGGGACCGCGAACATCTACAATAGTGATGGCTGGTGGCTGGCCACGCCTGGCTCTGGTGTCTGGGTGCCGCCGGGGGTACGCCACTGTGCCAGTTATCGCGAGCAGGCCGTTATCATCAATTTGCTGTTGGAGGTACCGGCAGGTATCGATACGCCGCCGCAATGTTGTCTGGTGATGGTGTCATCGCTGTTAAAAGCGTTGGCGACGGAGGCCACACAATTACCCGCCAGTGATCCGCAGATGCCGCTGATTGCCCAGTTGGTTTTGCATCAGCTAGGCCTGCATGCAGTGCACTCCGAGCTTTATGTGCCGGAAGGCGAAGACAAAAGGTTAAGAGCGGTAACCGGCTTTTTAAAAGCCAACCCCGGCTGTAGCGACGACTTGCCGGCTCTTGCCACCAGAGCCTATACCAGCCCAAGAACCCTCACCCGTTTATTTGAAAAACAAACCGGCATGACCTTTAGCCGTTGGCGGGAAAGACTGCGGGTCGTGGTCGCCATAGACCGGTTGCTGGCGGGCCAGCCCATTACCACCACCGCTCTTGATTTGGGCTATCAAAGCGCCAGTGCCTTCACCGCGGTATTCACCAAAGTGATGGGTATGCCGCCCCGTCGTTATCTTGCTGAAATAAGGAAAAAATAA
- a CDS encoding LysR family transcriptional regulator: protein MVRLDDLQVLVQAAEQGSLSAAARELDITPAVASVAIKRLEAELGLRLLVRSTRSLRLTSEGAHYLQHAKAALNSLQQGQIALAQGRQQIAGELALSMPSDLGRNLLLGWLDELMAQYPALRLRLRVSDRLSDLFRQPVDIAIRYGVPEDSSLVALPLAADNKRCLVASPAYLARFGEPKTPNDLKDHNCLRFVLGERLFEQWPFGNETVKVTGNRISDDAECVRRWALNGEGIAYKSAIDVRADIEAGRLKVLLSAWPTELCPLYLVCPHRLSITPAVVALKDFLSERLRR, encoded by the coding sequence ATGGTGCGATTAGACGACTTACAGGTTTTGGTGCAAGCGGCAGAGCAGGGCAGCCTGTCGGCGGCGGCCCGAGAGCTGGATATTACCCCAGCCGTTGCCAGTGTTGCCATTAAGCGTTTGGAAGCCGAACTTGGCCTTCGGCTGTTGGTGCGCTCAACCCGCAGTCTGCGGTTAACCTCGGAAGGTGCCCATTATTTGCAGCACGCCAAAGCGGCGCTAAATAGTTTGCAGCAAGGGCAAATTGCCCTGGCTCAAGGGCGCCAGCAAATCGCCGGTGAATTAGCCCTTTCCATGCCGTCTGATCTGGGTCGCAACCTGCTACTGGGTTGGTTGGACGAACTGATGGCCCAATACCCGGCACTGCGTCTGCGCTTGCGGGTTAGCGACCGTCTCAGCGACCTGTTTCGCCAGCCGGTTGATATTGCCATTCGCTATGGGGTGCCGGAAGACTCTTCCTTGGTGGCGCTGCCGCTGGCGGCTGACAACAAACGATGTTTAGTGGCTTCACCGGCCTATTTGGCGCGGTTTGGCGAGCCAAAAACCCCAAACGATTTAAAGGACCATAATTGCCTGCGCTTTGTGTTGGGCGAGCGGCTTTTTGAGCAATGGCCTTTTGGCAACGAGACGGTAAAGGTAACGGGTAACCGCATCAGTGACGACGCCGAGTGCGTGCGCCGCTGGGCGTTAAATGGTGAAGGCATTGCTTATAAGTCAGCGATAGATGTCCGCGCCGACATTGAGGCCGGGCGGCTAAAGGTGCTGTTAAGTGCGTGGCCTACAGAGCTTTGCCCGCTGTATTTAGTGTGCCCGCACCGGCTTTCCATCACCCCGGCGGTAGTGGCTTTAAAAGATTTTCTAAGCGAGCGCCTGCGCCGCTAA
- a CDS encoding BaiN/RdsA family NAD(P)/FAD-dependent oxidoreductase, whose amino-acid sequence MTQFDVVIIGAGAAGLMCAAQAGYRGRSVLVLDHAKQAAKKILISGGGRCNFTNLNASPANYLCHNPHFVKSALARFSQHDFIELVERHGVAYHEKTLGQLFCDDSAKDIVQLLLTECDWADVKVQLRTEVTDISKTAEGFRLSANGEAIGCQSLVVACGGLSMPKLCATPLGYQIAEQFGHTILPTRAGLVPFTLDKPDLAQYAELAGVSLSVTAESADGTRFKEALLFTHRGLSGPAILQISSFWQPGEDVTLNLLADTDLPATLRQWAEKQPNQTLKTALARLLPKRLVEVLGQQGKIDGDLPLRALDAGRMQKLLASLSQYPVHPNGTEGYRTAEVTLGGVDTDELSSKTMESKKVPGLYFIGEVMDVTGWLGGYNFQWAWSCGWAAGQAV is encoded by the coding sequence ATGACGCAGTTTGACGTTGTGATCATTGGCGCTGGCGCCGCTGGCCTGATGTGCGCCGCCCAAGCGGGCTATCGCGGCCGCTCGGTGTTGGTGCTGGACCATGCCAAACAGGCCGCAAAGAAAATTCTGATTAGTGGTGGTGGCCGCTGCAACTTCACCAACCTCAATGCCAGCCCGGCCAATTACCTTTGCCACAATCCGCATTTTGTAAAATCTGCCCTAGCGCGGTTTAGCCAGCACGACTTTATTGAGCTGGTGGAACGCCATGGCGTTGCCTACCACGAGAAAACCCTAGGCCAGCTGTTTTGTGATGACTCCGCCAAAGACATTGTGCAGCTCCTTTTGACCGAATGTGACTGGGCCGATGTTAAGGTGCAGCTGCGCACCGAGGTCACCGATATCAGCAAAACGGCCGAAGGTTTTCGCCTCAGTGCCAATGGCGAGGCTATTGGCTGCCAAAGTTTGGTGGTTGCCTGTGGCGGCCTATCAATGCCCAAGCTTTGTGCCACGCCCTTGGGCTATCAAATTGCCGAGCAGTTTGGCCATACTATCCTGCCGACTCGGGCGGGCCTGGTGCCCTTTACCCTTGATAAACCCGACCTTGCGCAATATGCCGAACTGGCTGGCGTATCGCTGAGCGTTACTGCTGAAAGCGCCGATGGCACCCGCTTTAAAGAGGCGCTGCTTTTTACCCACCGCGGTCTTTCCGGCCCGGCGATCTTACAAATCTCCAGCTTCTGGCAACCCGGTGAAGATGTCACCCTTAACCTGCTGGCGGATACCGACTTGCCGGCTACCTTGCGCCAATGGGCCGAAAAGCAGCCCAATCAAACGCTGAAAACCGCCTTGGCCCGCTTGCTACCGAAACGGTTAGTGGAGGTGCTGGGTCAACAAGGCAAGATTGACGGCGACTTGCCGTTAAGGGCCCTTGATGCCGGGCGTATGCAAAAGTTGCTGGCAAGCCTTAGCCAGTACCCGGTGCACCCCAATGGCACCGAAGGCTACCGCACCGCCGAAGTGACCTTGGGCGGGGTTGATACCGATGAGTTGTCGTCCAAAACCATGGAAAGTAAAAAGGTGCCGGGGCTGTATTTTATTGGCGAAGTGATGGATGTCACCGGCTGGCTGGGTGGCTACAACTTCCAGTGGGCCTGGAGTTGCGGCTGGGCTGCCGGCCAGGCTGTCTAA
- a CDS encoding NADPH-dependent FMN reductase, producing MKVIAFGASTSSTSINKALATYAAGLVPGADVKVLDIRDYDVPMFSQDLEQEIGQAEGAKQFLADLATADAFVISYAEHNGHYPAAYKNLFDWASRIDRNMFNEKPALYLATSPGPGGASSVLAAAQASAPFFGGNVKAALSVPSFFDNFDVEAGKVTNPDIDAELKAAVAKLTA from the coding sequence ATGAAAGTTATCGCCTTTGGTGCCAGTACCAGCTCTACCTCCATCAATAAAGCTCTGGCAACTTATGCCGCCGGCCTGGTGCCTGGCGCCGACGTTAAGGTGCTGGACATTCGCGACTACGATGTGCCGATGTTCAGCCAGGATCTGGAACAAGAGATTGGCCAAGCCGAAGGCGCTAAACAGTTTCTGGCCGACTTAGCCACCGCCGATGCCTTTGTGATTTCCTACGCCGAGCACAATGGTCATTATCCGGCGGCCTATAAAAACCTCTTTGACTGGGCCAGCCGCATTGACCGCAATATGTTCAATGAAAAGCCGGCTCTTTACCTGGCCACGTCGCCGGGCCCCGGTGGCGCCAGCTCAGTACTGGCAGCAGCGCAAGCCTCGGCGCCGTTTTTCGGTGGTAACGTCAAAGCGGCACTGTCGGTACCGTCCTTCTTTGATAACTTCGATGTTGAAGCCGGTAAAGTCACTAACCCCGACATTGACGCCGAGCTTAAAGCTGCCGTGGCTAAATTAACGGCCTAA
- a CDS encoding NADPH-dependent FMN reductase, giving the protein MMKTLNVLCVAGSLRSSANSHAVMASMIAMLPQGSEVTHLDIGSLPHYDVDLENGELPVSVQQARQLAAQADAVLFAVPEYNHGIPGVLKNSLDWLSRPFKASPMQGKPVFFVTQSEGALGGVRAQYQMRETLSSMLCVLKPMPEMAIPFVHKKIEDGYLTDDATLTFIDVQLKAFLASL; this is encoded by the coding sequence ATGATGAAAACGTTAAATGTTCTATGTGTTGCTGGCAGCCTGCGCAGCAGTGCCAATTCCCACGCCGTGATGGCCAGTATGATTGCGATGTTGCCCCAGGGTAGTGAGGTCACTCACCTCGATATTGGCAGCCTGCCCCATTACGACGTCGACCTTGAAAACGGCGAGCTGCCGGTGAGTGTGCAACAGGCAAGGCAATTAGCCGCCCAAGCCGACGCCGTTCTCTTTGCTGTACCCGAATATAACCACGGCATACCCGGGGTGTTAAAAAACAGCCTCGACTGGTTGTCGCGTCCCTTTAAAGCCAGCCCCATGCAGGGAAAGCCGGTATTTTTTGTGACCCAATCAGAAGGTGCTCTTGGCGGCGTTCGCGCCCAGTACCAGATGCGCGAAACCTTGTCGTCGATGCTTTGTGTGCTCAAACCAATGCCAGAGATGGCTATCCCCTTTGTGCATAAAAAAATCGAAGACGGTTACTTAACAGACGACGCCACCCTGACCTTTATCGACGTCCAGCTAAAAGCCTTTCTGGCCAGTCTTTAA
- a CDS encoding mechanosensitive ion channel family protein: MEQLKSWWRQSYSAMTDWLGEGWLVDVLVIVLVTLLVTLLWRVVAKRLFTLISRSSSKWDDMFWDSLNGPVNWLILLVGVSMVAQTVAGRIDSELANYLPVLRKVLFECLTAWCLWRLTNGGEQEFIRRGRDITTVQAVSKLLKATIIVIFLLTIFQSVGVNISGILALGGVGGLVIGMAAKDLLANFFGSLVVYFDKPFKVGDWIRSPDRQIEGTVEHIGFRVTQIRTFDQRPLYVPNSVFTQISVENPSRMLNRRINETIGIRYEDAAKMGEVVNKVKAMLQNHEAIDQSKTLMVNFNAFGPSSLDFFIYTFTKTTVWAEYHEVKQDVMLKIINIIHDLGADCAFPTQTLHIESLPEGFGRQDDAPKPAPSEH, encoded by the coding sequence ATGGAACAACTGAAATCCTGGTGGCGCCAAAGTTATAGCGCCATGACCGACTGGCTGGGTGAAGGCTGGTTGGTTGATGTGTTAGTGATTGTATTGGTCACCTTGTTGGTGACCTTGCTCTGGCGCGTTGTTGCTAAGCGGCTGTTTACCCTGATTAGCCGTTCCTCTTCGAAATGGGACGACATGTTCTGGGACAGCCTAAACGGCCCGGTAAATTGGCTGATTTTGCTGGTTGGGGTGTCGATGGTGGCGCAAACCGTCGCCGGGCGTATTGACTCTGAATTGGCCAACTATTTGCCGGTGCTGCGCAAAGTGCTGTTTGAATGCTTAACCGCATGGTGCCTGTGGCGCCTTACCAACGGCGGTGAGCAAGAGTTTATTCGCCGTGGCCGTGATATCACCACAGTGCAAGCGGTAAGCAAGCTGCTCAAAGCCACCATTATTGTGATTTTCCTGCTGACCATATTTCAAAGCGTCGGCGTGAATATCTCCGGTATTTTGGCGTTAGGCGGGGTTGGCGGCTTGGTCATTGGTATGGCCGCCAAGGATCTGCTGGCAAACTTCTTTGGCTCTTTGGTGGTGTACTTCGATAAACCCTTTAAGGTTGGCGACTGGATCCGCAGCCCCGACCGGCAAATTGAAGGCACCGTCGAGCATATTGGCTTTCGGGTGACGCAAATTCGCACCTTTGATCAGCGGCCGCTTTACGTACCCAACTCGGTGTTTACACAAATTTCTGTGGAAAACCCGTCGCGGATGCTCAATCGCCGTATCAACGAAACCATCGGTATTCGCTACGAAGATGCCGCGAAAATGGGCGAAGTGGTCAATAAAGTAAAAGCCATGCTGCAAAACCATGAGGCCATTGACCAAAGTAAAACACTGATGGTCAACTTCAATGCCTTTGGCCCCTCTAGCCTGGATTTCTTTATTTATACCTTCACCAAAACCACGGTGTGGGCCGAGTACCATGAAGTGAAGCAGGATGTGATGCTAAAAATCATCAACATCATTCACGACTTAGGCGCCGACTGCGCCTTCCCGACGCAAACGCTGCATATCGAGTCGCTGCCGGAAGGTTTTGGCCGCCAAGACGATGCGCCGAAGCCGGCGCCGTCAGAGCACTAA
- a CDS encoding glycosyltransferase has protein sequence MKAAHLFGFSTQDSRRSYLLWSLLLLGILITCITLMVLDADQLPRKHLLFAVGVIGLWRYSWKMVHAARAIYYRHYHYPKLRAAADLGGKASELLVIVPSYRVAASINYRVYRKLFEELQSYGVPSRVAACITDPVDVSLIEKAREDVGYDVAVDYLPQSGKGKRSAMAEALSLFLAQGIDDNAQLVLMDGDTLLSDNVFNQSCCFLSRFSDLGAITCHNVPLVKGSNVIRQWYKQRMALRNFYMNSLSLSHGLLVLTGRFSLFRARILVNKDFIHTLEHDSIQHWRYGRLKMLTGDDKSSWFYLLRYRWKMLYLPDVTINCVEEAIDSRFVVSSLNLMKRWYGNMLRNNGRALALGPKHCGFFLWLCILDQRVSIWTTLTGPAFVGLFALLYSPIIFAAYLAWVIIGRGLNCMVIALVSRSFHPLYIFLLWYEQVIGSALKVYVLFRLNRQKWNRQKIQTGGTSSLHDVLWPRLLTLASVMSLVLFIALIHGFLTI, from the coding sequence ATGAAAGCAGCCCATCTGTTTGGTTTTAGCACGCAAGATAGTCGCCGCAGTTATCTGCTGTGGTCATTGTTGCTGCTGGGGATCTTAATCACCTGTATCACCTTAATGGTATTGGATGCAGACCAATTGCCGCGTAAGCATCTTTTATTTGCGGTCGGTGTTATTGGCTTGTGGCGTTACTCTTGGAAAATGGTACATGCTGCCAGGGCCATTTATTATCGGCATTATCATTACCCCAAGCTGCGTGCGGCGGCTGATCTTGGCGGCAAAGCTTCAGAGTTGCTGGTCATTGTTCCGAGCTATCGTGTGGCCGCCTCCATCAATTACCGGGTATACAGAAAGCTTTTTGAAGAACTGCAAAGCTATGGTGTACCAAGCCGTGTTGCTGCTTGTATTACCGACCCTGTCGATGTCAGCTTAATTGAAAAAGCCCGAGAAGATGTGGGCTATGACGTGGCTGTTGATTACCTTCCCCAAAGCGGTAAAGGCAAGCGTTCTGCTATGGCTGAAGCTTTATCGCTCTTTCTCGCGCAAGGCATTGATGATAATGCGCAGCTGGTGTTGATGGATGGTGACACCCTGCTATCAGATAATGTCTTTAACCAATCCTGCTGCTTTTTAAGCCGTTTTTCTGATCTTGGTGCCATTACTTGCCATAACGTTCCGTTAGTAAAAGGCAGCAACGTTATCCGGCAGTGGTACAAGCAACGTATGGCGCTGCGTAATTTTTATATGAATTCGCTTAGCCTTAGCCATGGGCTGCTGGTTTTAACCGGGCGTTTTTCTTTATTTAGGGCGCGTATCTTAGTCAATAAAGACTTTATTCATACCCTTGAACACGACAGCATCCAGCACTGGCGTTACGGGCGCTTAAAAATGCTGACCGGAGATGATAAATCCAGCTGGTTTTATCTGCTGCGTTATCGATGGAAAATGCTTTATTTGCCCGACGTGACAATTAACTGTGTAGAGGAAGCTATCGATAGCCGATTTGTGGTGTCGAGCCTCAATCTAATGAAGCGCTGGTATGGCAATATGCTGCGCAATAATGGCCGGGCTTTAGCGCTAGGGCCCAAACACTGTGGCTTTTTCTTATGGCTTTGCATACTCGATCAACGAGTCAGTATTTGGACCACCTTAACCGGCCCGGCATTTGTTGGTTTATTTGCTTTGTTATACAGCCCCATCATCTTTGCTGCTTATCTGGCCTGGGTGATCATTGGCAGGGGGCTAAACTGCATGGTAATTGCCTTGGTTAGCCGCAGCTTTCACCCGCTTTATATTTTTCTGCTTTGGTATGAACAAGTCATTGGTTCCGCACTTAAAGTCTACGTTTTGTTTCGCCTTAACCGGCAAAAATGGAACCGGCAAAAGATCCAAACCGGTGGCACTTCATCGCTACATGACGTGCTTTGGCCAAGGTTGCTCACCTTGGCAAGCGTGATGTCTTTGGTGCTGTTTATTGCCCTGATCCATGGCTTTTTAACCATTTAG
- a CDS encoding TonB-dependent receptor codes for MKSLTTPIMLGCQVLLLSLGSPAFGADDDTDQDGKLERIMVTAQKRVQNAQEVPISITSLNAEQLSTFGAAGQDIRALSSRIPSLQIESSFGRTFPRFYIRGMGNTDFDLNSSQPVSMVVDDVVQENPILKGFPIFDTDRIEVLRGPQGSLFGRNTTAGVIKFESRKPTQAFDAYVKGSYGSYGTTNLEGAVGGGLTDTLSGRISLLDQRRDDWIDNKAPGYEQNNQLGGYRDSAGRVQLLWQPQTALNVLFNAHFRDLDGTPRVFRANIIEAGTDNFSPYYDRDTVYQDAASRAKQTVKTHGGSIKIDYDLGLYTLTSITGYESAEAFSRGDVDGGYGASYLAEMGPGYIPYTSESADGLPDHDQWTQELRIASNELGRLDYQAGLFYFDESLSIDSFNYDESGVQNGYAYQKQDTKAWAIFGSVDYDLTPDFKLTGGLRYSHEKKDFVAQRLVSPSNDGATPKLYANPSDGEISWDLSGVYNLSSDTNLYGRLAKGFRAPSIQGRLLFGDEVTQAKSETLYSGEVGIKSDILDNRGRVNIDTYYYQVHDQQLTAVGGGANYNRLINADKTIGYGLELDSQFAITNRFLVTAGVSYNHTELDDPSLAIAACSSGCTVTDPLNADGNALIDGNPLPQAPEWIANATASYSYPFASGELFVFTDWAYRSKVYFFLYESEEYQDQYLLEGGLRAGYRWSSGSTDYELAAYGRNINNDNSRTGGIDFNNLTGFVNDPRVVGIEFKANFF; via the coding sequence ATGAAGAGCTTAACAACGCCAATCATGCTTGGCTGCCAGGTTTTATTGCTTAGCTTGGGGTCGCCCGCCTTTGGCGCCGACGACGACACAGACCAGGATGGCAAACTTGAACGGATCATGGTTACCGCACAAAAACGGGTACAAAACGCCCAGGAAGTACCGATTTCAATTACCTCGCTAAATGCCGAACAGCTCAGCACTTTTGGGGCCGCCGGCCAGGACATCCGTGCGTTGTCATCGCGGATACCCAGCCTGCAAATAGAGTCATCTTTTGGCCGCACTTTCCCGCGTTTTTACATTCGCGGCATGGGCAATACCGACTTTGATTTGAACTCGTCACAGCCGGTGTCAATGGTGGTGGACGACGTCGTGCAGGAAAACCCCATTTTAAAAGGCTTTCCAATTTTCGACACCGACCGCATCGAGGTGCTGCGCGGCCCGCAAGGGTCTTTATTTGGCCGCAACACCACTGCCGGGGTGATTAAATTTGAATCCAGAAAGCCAACCCAAGCTTTCGATGCTTATGTCAAAGGCTCTTATGGCAGCTATGGCACCACTAACCTTGAAGGCGCGGTTGGTGGCGGCCTCACCGATACCCTCTCTGGGCGTATCTCACTGCTTGACCAGCGCCGCGATGACTGGATAGACAACAAAGCCCCTGGTTATGAGCAAAACAACCAGCTGGGTGGCTACCGCGACAGCGCCGGCCGGGTACAACTGCTTTGGCAGCCACAAACTGCGCTTAACGTGCTTTTTAACGCCCATTTTCGCGATCTTGACGGCACACCAAGGGTCTTTCGCGCCAATATCATTGAAGCGGGCACCGATAACTTCTCCCCATACTATGACCGCGACACCGTTTACCAAGACGCTGCCAGCCGGGCCAAGCAAACCGTTAAAACCCACGGCGGCAGTATCAAAATCGATTACGACCTTGGCCTTTACACCCTAACTTCTATCACCGGCTATGAAAGTGCCGAGGCCTTCTCGCGGGGTGACGTAGATGGCGGCTATGGTGCCAGCTATTTAGCCGAGATGGGCCCGGGCTATATTCCTTATACCTCCGAGTCTGCCGACGGCTTGCCCGACCACGACCAATGGACACAAGAATTGCGCATTGCCAGCAATGAGCTGGGACGCTTGGACTATCAGGCTGGGCTGTTTTATTTTGACGAGTCGCTTAGCATCGACAGCTTTAACTACGACGAAAGCGGCGTTCAGAACGGCTACGCCTACCAAAAACAGGACACCAAGGCTTGGGCCATCTTCGGCTCGGTTGACTACGACCTAACCCCCGACTTTAAGCTGACCGGTGGCTTGCGCTATTCCCATGAGAAGAAAGACTTTGTGGCCCAGCGCTTGGTTTCGCCCAGCAATGACGGCGCTACCCCTAAGCTTTATGCCAACCCTTCAGACGGCGAAATTAGCTGGGATCTCAGCGGTGTGTACAACCTCAGCAGCGACACCAATCTCTATGGCCGGTTAGCCAAGGGGTTTCGGGCACCGTCTATTCAAGGCCGGTTACTGTTTGGGGATGAAGTTACCCAAGCCAAGTCGGAAACCCTCTACAGCGGCGAAGTGGGTATTAAATCCGACATCCTCGATAATCGTGGCCGGGTGAACATCGACACCTACTACTACCAAGTGCACGACCAGCAATTAACGGCCGTGGGTGGCGGCGCCAACTACAACCGCTTGATCAACGCTGACAAAACCATCGGCTACGGTCTGGAGCTCGACAGCCAGTTTGCCATTACCAATCGCTTTTTAGTGACCGCAGGTGTCAGTTACAACCACACAGAGCTCGACGACCCCAGCCTTGCCATCGCAGCCTGTTCCAGCGGCTGCACCGTGACCGACCCGCTCAACGCCGATGGCAATGCGCTTATTGACGGCAATCCCCTGCCCCAGGCACCAGAGTGGATAGCCAATGCCACCGCCAGCTATAGCTACCCCTTTGCCAGCGGCGAATTGTTTGTGTTCACCGACTGGGCGTACCGCTCTAAGGTGTATTTTTTCTTGTATGAATCAGAGGAATATCAAGACCAGTATCTGCTAGAAGGTGGGCTCAGGGCCGGTTACCGCTGGAGTAGCGGCAGTACCGACTACGAGCTGGCCGCTTATGGCCGCAATATCAATAATGACAACAGCCGCACCGGCGGTATTGATTTTAATAACCTCACCGGTTTTGTGAACGACCCACGGGTAGTGGGCATCGAATTTAAAGCCAACTTCTTCTAA